CTTGACCTTGGTAGCAACAATTTCTATGGAAATTTGCCTCAAGAAATGGCACATTTGCGTCGGTTAAGGTTTATTAGACTTAGTTTTAACAACTTCAGTGGAGAGGTTGCTTCTTGGTTCGGGGTCTTACACCAACTTCAAGTTCTGACTCTAAGGAATAATAGTTTCAATGGTTCCATCCCCtctttattttctaatatttccaCGCTTCAAACTTTGGATTTGACATTCAATTTGATAGGAGGGAAGATCCCAAAAGAGATTGGAAATCATAAACATCTAAGATTTTTAAGGTTAGGAGGAAACAAGTTTATAGGTTCTATCCCTCTGTCTCTCTCAAATGCCTCAATGTTGGTAAATCTAGAtctttcttccaatttcctTCAAGGAAACATCCCAGAAGAGATTGGAAATCTTCAAAACCTAAAATTTTTGGCAATAGACTCTAATCAACTTACAGGTTCTATACCATTCTCGATTTTCAACATTTCCGGAATTGAAATCATTGCATTCNNNNNNNNNNNNNNNNNNNNNNNNNNNNNNNNNNNNNNNNNNNNNNNNNNNNNNNNNNNNNNNNNNNNNNNNNNNNNNNNNNNNNNNNNNNNNNNNNNNNACGGACAAAGTCTAGCGATGAAATGTTTGATGGAGATCTTAGCTTCAAGCAACGGGTGAGCAATTCACTCCTACATTCAGTAATGGAAGCTGTTGATGCCAACTTAATAACGCCACGGGATAATCACTTAGATAGAAAGTTAGAGTGTGTGATATCTATCATGAAAGTGGCAATGGATTGTTGTGTTGAATCTCCTAGTGGAAGGATTGACATGAAAGATGTTGTAGTGAGGCTAAAGACAATCCAGATTCAACTCATTGCATGTTGAGCAAGTTCTTGTTAGAAAATTTTCTTCCAAATCACCCCGTGTGTAACAAATGTTTGCAATAATATTTAGCTTCAAATAGgctataattttgtgtatatcaTAACATAGAGAATTAGTTATGTATACATCTTTCCTCTTGAATTTTAAGTGGTTTTGGCCTAATCCCCCTCTACTttattgtttttcctttttatctttaGTAGAACTCAATAACTTGTAACGGTTTATATAAAAAGATACATATTATGACTAGATTTCCTCTTTTAGTTTCTTCTCATGAATGAACAtgaaaaatcatgcaaaaaatcACCTATGGGGAGTTCATTCTTGTAAATTTCAAAGCACAGAAGAAAAGAAAACGTTCAGTTGTTAAGGCATATTGATTCATAGTTACAGTAAAAGATCATTCACATAGCAATGGGACTCACTGAGGCAATTGATCAAACTCCTTAGTTTGAAGGTTTTCGAGAGTTTAATTGTCCAACCGTCTTTGCATTTTTGCAGAAAAttaatagcaatataaaatattaaattcataAAGTTTGTAATACAAAGAGGAGTTCGCGATTTCATACCTGACGTTGTTGTTGAAGATGTAGCAGTTGCTAGTCCGTTTCCAACAACGACAGTTTCACTAGAAACATTTTCCTCATTGTTAGTCATTGTGAGTAGATAATTCGTATTAAAATGCACAAATCCAATTGAAATTGAACTGAAAATTGCAGAAATGAGAGTTGAAACAGAGTTTTCAGACCTCGAATTCAACTTTAATCGAAGAATTCTGGACAAAAAAACAACTTCGAAAAAAACTCGAacaaaattgaattgaattgaattaggTTCTTCAATTCCTTATTTGATTTCTGATTCAGCTGAATGTAACTCGATCTAACCAtgatgctctgataccatgttgaagCATTCAGCCATGGAAACAGATAATCAAAGCTAAGTAAAAGGAAGAGAAGCAATTATCATTTGGAAGGAGTTGGGAAAAAATATC
This portion of the Lycium ferocissimum isolate CSIRO_LF1 chromosome 1, AGI_CSIRO_Lferr_CH_V1, whole genome shotgun sequence genome encodes:
- the LOC132067427 gene encoding receptor-like protein 35 — translated: MTHTNISTDQSALLSLKSQIISDPFHLLDESWSPATSVCHWVGVTCGSRHQRVKSLNISNMVLTGRIPANIGNLTFLVSLDLGSNNFYGNLPQEMAHLRRLRFIRLSFNNFSGEVASWFGVLHQLQVLTLRNNSFNGSIPSLFSNISTLQTLDLTFNLIGGKIPKEIGNHKHLRFLRLGGNKFIGSIPLSLSNASMLVNLDLSSNFLQGNIPEEIGNLQNLKFLAIDSNQLTVMEAVDANLITPRDNHLDRKLECVISIMKVAMDCCVESPSGRIDMKDVVVRLKTIQIQLIAC